A portion of the Oryzias melastigma strain HK-1 linkage group LG1, ASM292280v2, whole genome shotgun sequence genome contains these proteins:
- the cygb2 gene encoding cytoglobin-2, translating to MSRRESPPLPSPPPQMLGVQRGECEDRPERAEPLSDAEMEIIQHTWGHVYKNCEDVGVSVLIRFFVNFPSAKQYFSQFQDMQDPEEMERSSQLRQHARRVMNAINTVVENLQDPEKVSSVLALVGKAHAIKHKVEPIYFKILSGVMLSVLSEDFPEFFTAEVQLVWTKLMAAVYWHVTGAYTEVGWLQVSSSAV from the exons ATGTCTCGCAGGGAGTCTCCACCGCTGCCGTCCCCACCTCCTCAGATGCTGGGAGTGCAGAGGGGGGAGTGCGAGGACCGTCCGGAGCGCGCGGAGCCGCTGTCCGACGCCGAGATGGAGATCATCCAGCACACGTGGGGGCACGTCTACAAGAACTGTGAGGACGTGGGGGTGTCTGTGCTCATCAG GTTCTTTGTCAACTTCCCGTCCGCCAAACAGTATTTCAGCCAGTTCCAGGACATGCAGGATCCCGAGGAGATGGAGAGGAGCAGCCAGCTCCGGCAGCACGCCCGCAGGGTGATGAACGCCATCAACACGGTGGTGGAGAACCTCCAAGACCCGGAGAAAGTCTCTTCAGTGCTGGCCTTGGTCGGGAAGGCCCACGCCATCAAACACAAAGTGGAACCCATTTACTTCAAG ATCCTGAGTGGCGTGATGCTGAGCGTGCTCTCGGAGGACTTCCCAGAATTCTTCACGGCAGAAGTGCAGCTGGTGTGGACCAAGCTGATGGCGGCGGTGTACTGGCACGTGACCGGCGCCTACACAGAAGTGGGCTGGCTCCAGGTGTCCAGCTCGGCGGTGTGA